The following coding sequences are from one Candidatus Methylacidithermus pantelleriae window:
- a CDS encoding ferritin family protein, protein MQRTLSSPTLTLNMLEEGQLALSKLLGDPPLSVPPQGLAPRGLEPPEKGVPFGFEVLERPLVWFPGVERLYEQAKVGQWNATFDVPWEKGKGVPEALERALCQILTWMIHQEFAAWYLPAKFLPRIHPNYLEPVLFLSTQIVDEARHVEAFVKRVFLNGIGFVGAYPQTESSLLGLLHQEDFDKASFLLHVLGEGTFLDLFGFLKKWAPDEASRCLFSHAMEDESRHVAYGIGRLRARLAADPACGERFVEALEERMAFAQEVSGLPTEIQQALAILAGGGEKGVALGKGMDRTFQFQAQLQASRIARLTSAGLPQPLAERINQLHVQASGNAM, encoded by the coding sequence TTGCAGAGAACTCTTTCTTCCCCTACGCTCACTCTAAACATGCTAGAAGAAGGGCAACTTGCCTTAAGCAAACTCCTCGGGGATCCTCCCTTGTCGGTCCCTCCCCAGGGACTAGCCCCTCGAGGGCTGGAGCCACCGGAAAAAGGGGTCCCTTTTGGTTTTGAAGTCCTCGAACGGCCCTTGGTCTGGTTTCCTGGAGTGGAACGCTTGTACGAGCAGGCCAAAGTGGGACAATGGAACGCGACTTTCGATGTTCCGTGGGAAAAGGGGAAGGGAGTCCCGGAGGCCCTCGAACGGGCGCTCTGCCAGATCCTTACCTGGATGATCCACCAGGAATTTGCTGCCTGGTACCTTCCCGCCAAGTTTCTTCCGAGAATCCATCCCAACTATCTGGAACCAGTCCTTTTCCTTTCCACACAGATTGTGGATGAGGCCCGCCATGTAGAGGCTTTTGTGAAGCGTGTGTTTCTTAATGGCATCGGCTTTGTAGGCGCCTACCCTCAGACGGAAAGTTCCCTCCTGGGACTTTTGCACCAAGAGGATTTTGACAAGGCTTCCTTCCTTCTTCATGTGCTCGGTGAGGGAACGTTTCTCGATCTTTTTGGTTTTCTCAAAAAATGGGCTCCCGATGAGGCAAGCCGGTGTCTTTTCTCTCACGCCATGGAGGACGAGTCTCGGCATGTTGCCTACGGCATAGGACGCCTACGAGCCCGTCTGGCGGCAGACCCAGCTTGTGGAGAACGTTTCGTCGAAGCTTTGGAAGAGCGAATGGCTTTCGCTCAAGAAGTTTCGGGTCTTCCCACGGAAATCCAACAAGCCTTGGCCATCCTGGCAGGTGGTGGGGAAAAGGGAGTAGCCTTGGGGAAGGGAATGGACCGAACCTTTCAATTCCAAGCGCAACTGCAAGCCTCTCGGATTGCTCGGTTGACCAGTGCGGGGCTACCCCAACCCCTGGCAGAACGAATTAATCAGCTCCATGTGCAGGCTTCAGGAAACGCGATGTAA
- a CDS encoding FGGY family carbohydrate kinase, whose protein sequence is MNNSLMGYILALDIGTGSARALLVAPDGRVCAFSQRPLEVSTPKTGWVEQDPEELWFTPKECIEDVVSRAKICAGEIRGIGIANQRETIVLWERSSGRALSPAIVWQDRRSARLCQELSSRHDLPSLREKTGLFLDPYFSAPKLMWLLAQHPQWREAALRGDLAAGTVDSWLIWNITQGHCHKSDVSNASRTLLLNIRQGSWDPQLLALFDVPPSLLPRLCPSQGYIGEAIEPACIRGVPILGILGDQQASLFGHRAWNLGDTKCTYGTGAFVLQNREDRLSIASQGLLTTIAWATGQERTYAFEGPVFVAGALLEWLVNNVKWFESVEEILECAAQTPNSETVTFVPSLCGLGSPSWDPEATGILLGLTPRTTKREIARAALEGIAWQIADVCEALQAETQKPLVELWVDGGLARSPSFLQLQTDVLGIPVKCPNEVELTGLGVAYLAGLEAGVWKTHDELESLPRSFSEYHPTVSPQERADRRDQWKKALAKTTSSL, encoded by the coding sequence TTGAATAACAGCCTCATGGGGTACATTCTGGCACTGGACATCGGGACGGGCAGTGCTCGCGCGCTTCTCGTAGCACCCGATGGGAGGGTCTGTGCGTTCTCGCAAAGACCCCTGGAGGTTTCTACTCCCAAGACAGGATGGGTAGAACAGGACCCGGAAGAACTATGGTTCACTCCAAAAGAGTGTATCGAAGACGTAGTTTCTCGCGCCAAGATTTGTGCTGGTGAAATCCGTGGGATTGGCATCGCCAACCAAAGGGAAACGATTGTTCTCTGGGAGCGGAGCTCGGGGCGCGCCCTCTCTCCAGCCATCGTGTGGCAAGACCGTCGTTCGGCGCGACTCTGCCAAGAACTTTCTTCACGGCATGATCTACCCTCTTTGCGCGAAAAGACTGGGCTTTTCTTAGATCCGTACTTTTCCGCTCCAAAATTGATGTGGCTCCTGGCCCAGCACCCGCAGTGGAGGGAAGCGGCCTTGCGGGGCGACCTTGCCGCCGGGACCGTGGACTCGTGGTTGATCTGGAATATAACGCAAGGACACTGTCACAAGAGCGACGTTAGTAATGCCTCTCGAACTCTCCTTCTTAATATTCGGCAGGGCTCGTGGGATCCCCAGCTCCTGGCTCTTTTTGATGTGCCCCCTTCTCTTCTCCCGAGACTTTGTCCCTCTCAAGGTTACATAGGCGAAGCGATTGAGCCTGCCTGCATACGAGGAGTCCCGATTTTGGGGATTCTCGGAGACCAGCAAGCTTCGCTTTTTGGACACCGTGCTTGGAATCTCGGCGACACCAAATGTACCTACGGTACGGGAGCCTTCGTTCTTCAAAACCGCGAGGATCGGTTGTCTATTGCTTCGCAAGGCCTCCTCACCACTATCGCTTGGGCCACCGGCCAGGAGCGCACCTACGCTTTTGAAGGCCCGGTTTTTGTCGCTGGCGCTCTCTTGGAATGGCTAGTCAATAACGTAAAGTGGTTTGAGTCCGTTGAGGAGATCCTGGAGTGCGCCGCCCAAACCCCCAATTCCGAAACCGTCACCTTTGTCCCTTCCCTCTGCGGCCTAGGAAGTCCCTCTTGGGATCCGGAAGCAACTGGGATCCTGCTTGGGCTCACCCCAAGGACAACCAAACGGGAAATTGCGCGGGCTGCACTGGAGGGGATTGCCTGGCAAATCGCTGACGTATGCGAAGCTTTGCAGGCAGAAACCCAAAAACCCCTTGTGGAACTGTGGGTCGATGGGGGGCTGGCACGCAGCCCTTCCTTTCTGCAGCTACAAACCGACGTTTTAGGAATTCCCGTCAAATGTCCCAATGAGGTGGAATTGACTGGGCTCGGAGTAGCTTACCTCGCTGGACTTGAGGCTGGGGTATGGAAAACCCACGATGAGTTGGAGAGCCTTCCCCGTTCCTTTTCGGAGTACCACCCAACCGTAAGCCCCCAAGAGCGTGCCGACAGGCGCGACCAATGGAAGAAAGCTCTTGCGAAAACCACGAGCTCCCTATGA
- a CDS encoding zinc ribbon domain-containing protein, whose translation MPSFVEEKASAAAIAVDYVDPASTSQSYLCRGGPRKRLRHGWECADRRLRAHSDVNASRKITRIGKSAALPRPAVNTLDVGRMGKVSYLCALQENLRLHRRLFADQSGKDFLREKVSKKTFSASKDLA comes from the coding sequence CTGCCGTCGTTCGTCGAGGAGAAGGCAAGCGCCGCGGCCATCGCGGTCGACTACGTCGATCCAGCCTCCACGAGCCAGAGCTATTTGTGTCGTGGAGGTCCAAGGAAACGCTTGCGACATGGCTGGGAGTGTGCTGACCGTCGCCTCCGGGCACATAGCGACGTCAACGCAAGTCGGAAGATCACCCGGATTGGGAAGTCTGCGGCTTTGCCAAGACCGGCTGTAAACACTCTTGATGTTGGAAGGATGGGCAAGGTCAGCTATCTCTGCGCTCTACAAGAAAACCTGCGACTTCATCGCAGGTTGTTTGCGGATCAATCAGGAAAAGATTTTTTGCGTGAAAAAGTGTCTAAAAAAACCTTTTCCGCCAGCAAAGACCTTGCCTGA